A single Anatilimnocola floriformis DNA region contains:
- a CDS encoding menaquinone biosynthesis family protein yields MSAVAGSTEEKLIRVGHSPDPDDAFMFYALAKDCFDTGKFRFTHELVDIETLNRRAFSGELELTALSLHAYAHLADKYMLCTCGASMGDNYGPMVIAREPRDIASLRGQTIAVPGTLTTAFLALKLCIGNDFKHVVVPFDEILNVTERGEFNGEKIDAGLCIHEGQLTYGDQNLHLIVDLGKWWMQETGLPLPLGANGIRKDLGADDIQEVNRLLKASIAYGLEHRGKALDYAQGYGRGLDRAKADEFVGMYVNDWTLDFGPRGRAAVKELLKRGFEAGVIPTLVEPEFV; encoded by the coding sequence ATGTCTGCGGTTGCTGGTTCGACGGAAGAAAAGCTCATTCGCGTGGGGCACAGCCCCGACCCGGACGATGCCTTCATGTTTTATGCCCTGGCCAAGGATTGCTTTGATACGGGCAAATTCCGCTTTACGCATGAGCTGGTCGATATCGAAACGCTGAATCGGCGGGCTTTTTCCGGTGAGCTCGAGCTGACCGCGCTCAGCTTGCATGCCTACGCCCACCTGGCCGACAAATACATGCTTTGCACCTGCGGCGCGAGCATGGGTGACAATTACGGCCCGATGGTAATCGCCCGCGAACCGCGCGACATCGCGTCGCTTCGCGGCCAAACGATCGCCGTGCCAGGAACGCTGACGACCGCGTTTCTCGCCCTCAAGCTTTGCATCGGCAACGATTTTAAGCACGTCGTCGTGCCGTTCGATGAAATCTTGAACGTTACCGAACGGGGCGAATTCAACGGCGAAAAGATCGACGCCGGCCTCTGCATTCACGAAGGTCAGCTGACCTACGGCGATCAAAACCTGCACCTGATTGTCGACCTCGGCAAATGGTGGATGCAGGAAACAGGCCTGCCGCTGCCGCTCGGCGCCAACGGCATTCGCAAGGATCTGGGGGCGGATGACATTCAGGAAGTCAATCGTCTGCTGAAGGCGAGCATCGCCTACGGTCTCGAACATCGCGGCAAGGCTCTCGACTATGCTCAGGGCTACGGTCGCGGCCTCGATCGCGCGAAAGCCGACGAATTCGTTGGTATGTACGTCAACGATTGGACGCTCGACTTCGGTCCGCGTGGCCGGGCCGCGGTCAAGGAACTGCTGAAGCGCGGTTTCGAAGCCGGTGTGATTCCGACGCTCGTCGAGCCGGAATTCGTCTAA
- a CDS encoding ankyrin repeat domain-containing protein: MANPSIEDVSHLIVNHQVAAEAAIRSDPQLVTATDSLGDTLLHYAAGSGKVDLIRLLVEMGSDINARGDKGETPLVRAVVNNDKSKPVQVLLELGADPNIADNFDHTPIYWAAAGEMKSMAKLLKKHNATIDFFTEVFLSGPGKVAKKLKQDPSLLKEIRDLPQFAWSAIENQEVELVEFLLDHGLDPNARFETRPLLYVVLNRWSPVKILDAFLAHGADPNAPVFPGQTIGVTKYIKQEYDGLMGGDYSRLPNVAELYQHLIDAGGDPTK, translated from the coding sequence ATGGCAAATCCATCCATCGAAGATGTTTCTCATCTGATTGTGAACCACCAGGTGGCTGCCGAAGCTGCGATCCGTAGCGATCCGCAGTTGGTAACGGCAACGGACTCTTTGGGCGACACGCTACTCCACTATGCGGCGGGCAGCGGCAAGGTCGACTTGATTCGGCTGCTGGTAGAAATGGGGAGCGACATCAATGCCCGCGGCGACAAAGGCGAAACGCCGCTGGTGCGGGCCGTCGTCAACAACGACAAATCGAAGCCCGTCCAAGTGCTGCTAGAACTCGGCGCTGATCCCAACATCGCGGACAACTTCGATCACACTCCGATCTACTGGGCGGCTGCCGGCGAAATGAAGTCGATGGCCAAACTTCTGAAGAAGCACAACGCCACGATTGATTTTTTTACGGAAGTGTTTCTCAGCGGCCCCGGCAAGGTTGCGAAGAAACTCAAACAGGATCCCTCGCTCCTGAAAGAGATTCGCGACCTGCCTCAATTTGCCTGGAGCGCGATCGAAAATCAGGAAGTCGAGCTGGTGGAATTTCTGCTCGATCATGGTCTCGATCCGAACGCCCGGTTTGAAACCAGGCCGCTCCTTTATGTCGTTTTAAACCGCTGGTCGCCGGTGAAAATCCTCGACGCGTTTCTCGCGCATGGAGCCGATCCAAATGCACCGGTGTTCCCTGGTCAAACGATAGGAGTGACTAAGTATATCAAACAAGAATACGATGGATTGATGGGCGGCGACTATAGTCGCCTCCCCAACGTTGCGGAACTGTATCAGCATCTGATTGACGCAGGTGGAGATCCGACAAAATAA
- a CDS encoding transglutaminase-like domain-containing protein has translation MRYLLCCCLILSSTSAVFGQFQSNDPKPGVAEAGAIGPKLDQKVVNRYVVGVKIRAVGGPVSGLTGTFAVPTDWDDQQVKPVTEDISKAVRQHSLRSGDCNTKQVVFSVPQLTAGETANVLYTFEITSLSSSKAPTDTAGLVIPKTLKGDVRKYLQPSPQIEIANPKVKSFTKEATDGKETAWEQVNGIYEAVREKIRLDTSKIKGAAMALKDGAGSDDDFASVFVACCRAHKVPARVLFIPDATQAEFYLEDADGKGMWFPVVLKGEKAFGFRPTATVILQRGDNIRVPEMKDPQRFVAEHLTGKGNTGGKPEVEFVRKFER, from the coding sequence ATGCGTTACCTACTTTGTTGCTGTCTGATTCTTAGTAGCACTTCCGCCGTCTTCGGCCAGTTTCAAAGCAACGACCCGAAACCAGGAGTTGCCGAAGCGGGCGCGATCGGGCCGAAGCTGGATCAGAAGGTCGTCAACCGCTACGTGGTGGGCGTGAAGATCCGCGCCGTCGGCGGCCCGGTATCGGGACTGACCGGCACGTTTGCCGTGCCCACCGATTGGGACGATCAGCAAGTGAAGCCGGTCACGGAAGACATTTCCAAGGCAGTTCGCCAGCACTCGCTCCGCAGCGGCGATTGCAATACGAAGCAAGTCGTCTTCAGCGTGCCGCAACTCACGGCCGGCGAAACCGCCAACGTGCTGTATACGTTCGAAATTACCAGCCTGTCGTCATCGAAGGCGCCGACCGATACCGCCGGCTTGGTCATTCCCAAAACGCTCAAAGGGGACGTCCGCAAATACCTGCAGCCGAGCCCGCAAATCGAAATCGCCAATCCCAAAGTGAAATCGTTCACCAAGGAAGCGACCGACGGCAAAGAAACGGCTTGGGAACAAGTGAACGGCATTTACGAAGCCGTGCGTGAAAAGATTCGCCTCGACACCTCCAAGATCAAAGGGGCTGCCATGGCGCTGAAGGATGGCGCGGGCTCGGACGATGACTTTGCCTCGGTCTTTGTCGCTTGCTGCCGCGCTCACAAAGTGCCGGCCCGCGTGCTGTTCATTCCGGATGCCACCCAGGCCGAGTTTTATCTGGAAGACGCCGACGGCAAGGGAATGTGGTTTCCGGTCGTGCTGAAAGGTGAAAAAGCCTTCGGCTTTCGCCCCACGGCGACCGTCATTCTGCAGCGCGGCGACAACATTCGCGTGCCCGAAATGAAAGACCCGCAGCGGTTCGTAGCCGAGCACTTGACTGGCAAAGGAAACACCGGCGGTAAGCCGGAAGTGGAATTTGTGCGCAAGTTTGAACGGTAA
- a CDS encoding B12-binding domain-containing radical SAM protein — protein sequence MDATTTATATASTNLVTTSPAAKSTATKKFYVELIKPSHYDDDGYVIQWWRAFVPSNSLACMFGIVRDCDERKVLGDNTEIVINAYDECHTIVPIKQIIKRIQANDGQGVVFMTGVQSNQFPRTADICRELRAAGIKVVIGGFHVSGCLSMLPELPADIKAVQDLGVSLFAGEAEGRMEDLLKSASAGTLKPIYNYLNDLPDMQKQVTPFLPTAIAKKYMYFTAFDAGRGCPFQCSFCTIINVQGRKSRHRDADDVEKMLRQYVANGITQFFITDDNMARNKNWEAIFDRIIELKKKEKWPLRFVIQVDTMCHKIPNFVEKATAAGVNRVFIGMENINPDNLVHTKKFQNRITEYRKLLQAWRNKGVVTIAGYILGFPADTPESIKRDIAVIQKELPIDILEFFILTPLPGSADHQKMHREGVVMDQDMNKYDLEHVTTSHSKMSDDEWQQVYRDAWHQYYSPEHIETLMRRAETLKFGAEKVKWAIATYYGSYRYEHVHPLQCGVFRHKVRTTRRSDMPVENPLVFYAKRAWEIFRTYAGFASFTLYLERMHRKIKKNAAAKQYTDLALTPVVDSEEEEALQIYSLTEAAKNVAAKTKALASRGTAPVAPAAATKLMQIGTRKAA from the coding sequence ATGGACGCGACGACCACGGCTACGGCCACTGCTTCGACAAATCTGGTCACGACGAGCCCGGCTGCCAAAAGTACAGCCACCAAAAAGTTCTACGTCGAGCTCATCAAGCCTTCGCACTATGATGACGACGGCTACGTGATTCAATGGTGGCGAGCCTTCGTGCCGTCCAATTCTCTCGCCTGCATGTTCGGCATTGTGCGCGACTGCGATGAGCGCAAGGTGCTCGGCGACAACACCGAGATCGTCATCAACGCGTATGACGAATGCCACACCATCGTTCCGATCAAGCAGATCATCAAGCGGATCCAGGCCAACGACGGCCAGGGCGTGGTCTTCATGACTGGCGTGCAGTCGAACCAGTTTCCGCGCACGGCCGATATCTGCCGCGAACTGCGGGCCGCGGGAATCAAAGTTGTCATCGGCGGCTTTCACGTCAGCGGTTGCTTGTCGATGCTGCCCGAATTGCCGGCCGACATCAAAGCAGTTCAAGACCTCGGCGTGTCGCTGTTTGCCGGTGAAGCCGAAGGGCGGATGGAAGACTTGCTGAAATCAGCAAGCGCGGGAACCCTCAAGCCGATCTACAACTATCTCAATGATCTGCCCGATATGCAGAAGCAGGTCACGCCGTTTTTGCCGACCGCGATCGCGAAGAAGTACATGTACTTCACCGCCTTCGATGCGGGCCGTGGCTGTCCGTTTCAATGCAGCTTTTGCACGATCATCAACGTGCAAGGCCGCAAGTCGCGACATCGCGACGCCGACGATGTCGAAAAAATGCTGCGGCAATACGTGGCCAACGGTATCACGCAGTTCTTTATCACCGACGACAACATGGCCCGGAACAAGAACTGGGAAGCCATTTTCGATCGGATCATCGAGCTGAAGAAAAAGGAAAAGTGGCCGCTACGCTTCGTGATTCAAGTCGACACGATGTGTCACAAGATTCCGAACTTCGTCGAGAAAGCGACGGCTGCCGGCGTGAACCGGGTTTTCATCGGCATGGAGAACATCAACCCTGACAACCTGGTTCACACCAAGAAGTTTCAGAACCGCATCACCGAATATCGCAAGCTGTTGCAAGCCTGGCGAAACAAGGGCGTGGTGACGATCGCTGGTTACATTCTCGGTTTTCCTGCCGATACACCGGAGTCGATCAAACGGGATATTGCCGTCATTCAGAAAGAACTGCCGATCGACATTCTGGAGTTCTTCATCCTCACGCCGCTGCCGGGCTCGGCTGATCATCAAAAGATGCATCGCGAAGGTGTGGTGATGGACCAGGACATGAATAAGTACGACCTCGAGCATGTGACGACGAGTCACAGCAAGATGTCGGACGACGAGTGGCAGCAGGTGTATCGCGACGCCTGGCATCAGTACTATAGCCCCGAGCACATCGAAACCTTGATGCGCCGCGCAGAGACGCTGAAGTTCGGCGCCGAAAAAGTGAAGTGGGCCATCGCGACCTATTACGGCAGCTATCGCTACGAACATGTCCATCCGCTGCAGTGCGGCGTGTTTCGCCACAAAGTGCGGACCACGCGGCGCAGCGACATGCCGGTCGAAAATCCTCTCGTGTTCTATGCCAAACGGGCGTGGGAGATCTTCCGCACGTATGCCGGCTTCGCGAGCTTCACGCTCTATCTCGAACGCATGCATCGGAAGATCAAGAAGAACGCCGCCGCCAAGCAGTACACCGATCTGGCCCTGACGCCTGTGGTGGATTCGGAGGAAGAGGAAGCGCTGCAGATTTACTCGCTGACCGAAGCGGCGAAAAATGTCGCGGCCAAGACGAAGGCCCTCGCGAGTCGTGGCACTGCTCCTGTTGCTCCCGCTGCTGCGACAAAGCTCATGCAGATTGGGACGCGAAAGGCGGCGTGA
- a CDS encoding macro domain-containing protein: MKWHLVHYGSPELGDEWRCHFANEADVEIHDQDICQLQVDAIVSPANSFGFMDGGLDIALSNRFGWDLQKKLQQLIAARPLGELLVGEAIVMSTGDERIPWLISAPTIRVPMKLRQSINPYLAMKAILSTVIHHQLSPAINSVAIPGLGTGVGGMSAATAAWQMWQAYREVILWQTPYPTDFDEAQRRHLNLNRDEIKIWD; encoded by the coding sequence TTGAAATGGCATCTCGTACATTATGGCAGCCCGGAACTAGGCGACGAATGGCGCTGCCACTTCGCGAATGAAGCCGATGTGGAGATACACGACCAGGACATTTGTCAGCTGCAAGTCGACGCGATCGTCAGCCCGGCAAACTCGTTTGGCTTCATGGATGGCGGTCTCGACATCGCCCTATCGAACCGCTTCGGCTGGGATTTGCAAAAGAAGCTTCAGCAGTTGATCGCTGCTCGGCCACTCGGTGAACTGCTCGTCGGCGAAGCGATCGTGATGTCGACCGGCGACGAACGCATTCCCTGGCTCATATCTGCGCCAACGATTCGTGTGCCCATGAAACTCCGGCAGTCCATCAATCCCTACCTGGCGATGAAAGCCATTCTTTCCACGGTAATTCATCACCAACTGTCGCCAGCCATCAACAGCGTGGCAATCCCCGGTCTCGGAACCGGCGTTGGCGGCATGAGCGCGGCAACCGCCGCTTGGCAAATGTGGCAGGCGTATCGCGAAGTCATCCTTTGGCAAACGCCCTATCCCACCGACTTCGACGAAGCCCAACGCCGGCATCTGAATCTCAATCGTGATGAGATCAAGATTTGGGATTAA
- a CDS encoding transglutaminase-like domain-containing protein, with product MKSILPLTLLFCCSLVTTAAEPQIRFGREQTKQVRAGFKIDASAGSVTGIVATWAVPMDWPEQSVKLVSETISPNCRVTYRNLDGGVKQLVVNIPRLAKGETASVEQIYESTIREILPPESTDGFVIPTKLNKELTKLLQPSPYIEVNSPEIKKLAPEIIKGKDKAWDQAEAILNWVRENVKYKFATDIKPAIAALKDGEGDCEELSSLFIALCRANKIPARAVWVPGHTYPEFYLEDAAGNGHWFPCQAAGNTKEFGQMFEDRPILQKGDNFKVPEEKAPQRYVKQFLKAANAQADPKVQFFMERVKE from the coding sequence ATGAAATCAATTCTCCCGCTCACCCTTCTCTTTTGTTGCTCGCTCGTCACCACAGCCGCCGAACCGCAGATCCGTTTCGGCCGCGAACAGACCAAGCAAGTCCGCGCCGGCTTCAAGATCGACGCTTCGGCCGGAAGCGTGACTGGCATCGTCGCCACCTGGGCCGTGCCCATGGATTGGCCTGAGCAAAGCGTGAAGCTCGTCAGCGAAACCATCTCGCCTAACTGCCGCGTGACGTATCGCAATCTCGACGGCGGCGTGAAGCAGCTCGTTGTGAACATTCCCCGCCTCGCCAAAGGAGAGACGGCCAGCGTCGAGCAGATTTACGAATCCACGATTCGCGAAATCCTGCCTCCGGAATCAACCGACGGTTTCGTGATTCCCACGAAGCTCAATAAAGAACTCACCAAGTTGCTGCAGCCGAGTCCATACATCGAAGTCAATTCGCCCGAAATCAAGAAGCTCGCCCCCGAGATCATCAAGGGGAAAGATAAAGCCTGGGATCAAGCCGAAGCGATTCTTAACTGGGTGCGCGAGAATGTGAAATACAAATTCGCGACCGACATCAAACCCGCCATCGCTGCGCTGAAGGATGGCGAAGGAGATTGCGAAGAACTATCGAGCCTGTTCATCGCACTCTGCCGTGCGAACAAGATTCCCGCCCGCGCAGTTTGGGTGCCGGGGCACACTTATCCCGAATTTTATTTGGAGGACGCGGCCGGCAACGGCCATTGGTTCCCCTGCCAAGCCGCCGGCAACACCAAAGAATTCGGCCAAATGTTCGAAGATCGGCCGATCCTGCAGAAGGGCGACAACTTCAAAGTCCCCGAAGAAAAGGCCCCGCAGCGCTACGTGAAGCAATTCCTGAAAGCGGCGAATGCGCAGGCCGATCCCAAGGTGCAGTTTTTCATGGAACGGGTCAAAGAGTAG
- a CDS encoding BBP7 family outer membrane beta-barrel protein: protein MSFSTIERKFRGSALFQAPARWLCAGVLAAGLTGSAIPEHALAQAQPAVYQPPTGPRNQQARLANWQNELQPPQPGDLRPPQPDPRPQTRTPNPEPVPEIQPVPEAQPIPQQPRRPRSVLPNRGQRNNVQVAPPMEHQEYVDESLNGWMQNEGPACGPGCCGPVCNPCGPCGPRYCPPPGGFWNSPSPEDPCFQCRPPLWWAKADLLLGWRKGRSYPPLVTTDPANEDSTTAGVLPDATILYDGDTKNTQMQAGLNLDFGTFLDDCQTIGFGGRYFFFGADDGNFSRNSGQNAVLAIPFFSMDLNANSALLLAHPDVGGEVRSGSVAIRASNEIHGFDVYARLLYTRTATGRIDFITGWHTSSVNDNFQLRMQTDGNQANNDVRLLDQFNTENQFNGLILGVLTEHQVCCLTLRGKARVSVGNMHQSVLINGSTSVNGVVDPNQPGGLFTASSNIGNYSQDQFAAVTETGLSLGYYITPRTQLTVGYNLMYWSNIVRPGEQINTVVDDVNVPPTSPTFQFHTTSFWVQSLTLGLNCEF, encoded by the coding sequence ATGTCGTTCTCCACGATCGAACGAAAGTTCCGCGGCTCTGCGTTATTTCAGGCTCCCGCGCGCTGGCTCTGTGCCGGCGTGCTGGCCGCAGGGCTGACTGGTTCGGCCATTCCCGAGCACGCGTTGGCACAAGCCCAGCCTGCCGTCTATCAGCCACCGACTGGCCCTCGCAATCAGCAGGCTCGCCTGGCGAACTGGCAAAACGAACTGCAACCGCCACAGCCTGGCGATCTGCGACCACCGCAGCCCGACCCGCGGCCGCAAACGCGCACGCCCAATCCGGAACCGGTGCCGGAAATTCAGCCGGTGCCCGAGGCTCAACCGATTCCTCAGCAGCCGCGGCGTCCGCGCTCGGTGCTGCCGAATCGCGGTCAGCGCAACAATGTGCAAGTGGCTCCTCCGATGGAGCATCAAGAGTACGTCGATGAATCGCTGAACGGCTGGATGCAAAACGAAGGGCCGGCTTGCGGTCCTGGTTGCTGCGGCCCGGTTTGCAATCCGTGTGGTCCCTGCGGCCCGCGCTATTGCCCGCCGCCTGGCGGTTTCTGGAATTCGCCCAGCCCGGAAGATCCGTGCTTTCAATGCCGGCCACCGCTGTGGTGGGCCAAAGCCGACCTGCTGCTCGGTTGGCGTAAGGGGCGGAGCTATCCGCCGCTCGTGACGACTGATCCCGCCAACGAAGATTCGACGACGGCTGGCGTGCTGCCGGACGCGACGATTTTGTACGACGGCGATACCAAAAACACACAGATGCAAGCCGGCCTGAATCTCGATTTCGGCACGTTCCTTGACGATTGCCAGACGATCGGTTTCGGTGGCCGTTACTTCTTCTTTGGCGCCGACGATGGCAACTTCTCACGCAACAGTGGGCAGAACGCAGTCCTGGCGATTCCGTTCTTCAGCATGGATCTGAATGCCAACTCGGCCTTGTTGCTGGCTCATCCCGATGTCGGCGGTGAAGTTCGCAGCGGCAGCGTCGCCATTCGCGCTTCGAATGAAATTCATGGCTTCGATGTATACGCTCGTTTGCTCTACACTCGGACGGCGACAGGTCGCATCGATTTCATCACCGGTTGGCACACCTCGAGTGTGAACGACAACTTCCAACTGCGGATGCAAACCGACGGCAACCAAGCCAACAACGACGTCCGCTTGCTCGATCAATTCAACACCGAGAATCAGTTCAATGGTTTGATTCTGGGTGTGCTGACCGAACATCAGGTTTGCTGCCTGACTCTCCGTGGCAAAGCCCGCGTGAGCGTCGGCAACATGCACCAATCGGTGCTCATCAACGGCTCGACGAGCGTCAACGGCGTGGTCGATCCGAATCAGCCGGGTGGTTTGTTCACGGCTTCGTCGAACATCGGCAACTACAGCCAAGATCAATTCGCCGCCGTGACCGAAACGGGGCTGTCGCTGGGCTATTACATCACGCCACGGACGCAACTCACCGTCGGCTACAACCTGATGTACTGGAGCAACATCGTTCGCCCCGGCGAACAGATCAACACGGTGGTCGACGACGTGAACGTGCCGCCGACGAGCCCGACCTTCCAGTTCCATACCACCAGCTTCTGGGTGCAAAGCCTGACACTGGGGCTGAACTGCGAGTTCTAA
- a CDS encoding DJ-1/PfpI family protein: MPKILMPLGDATEALDTFYPFFRLQEAGYEVVVAGPEARLYHTVLHEIPPDSSIPWDITQERPGYFIKATMAFRDCRGSDFAGMFISGGRAPEYIRYDQDLLRVTREMADAGKPIASVCHGVEILTAANIIQGKSVTTVAKCQLDVEQGGGKYVNKEVVIDGRLISARTWHDNAPLMREFLKMLEGAR, translated from the coding sequence ATGCCTAAAATCTTGATGCCGCTCGGCGATGCTACCGAGGCGCTCGATACGTTTTATCCTTTCTTCCGCCTGCAAGAAGCCGGTTATGAAGTAGTCGTCGCGGGGCCGGAAGCGCGACTCTACCACACGGTGCTGCACGAGATTCCGCCAGACTCCAGCATTCCTTGGGATATCACGCAGGAACGTCCCGGCTACTTCATCAAAGCCACGATGGCGTTTCGCGATTGCCGCGGCAGCGACTTCGCCGGCATGTTCATTTCCGGCGGCCGAGCGCCGGAATACATCCGCTACGATCAAGATCTGCTCCGCGTGACGCGCGAGATGGCCGACGCGGGCAAGCCCATCGCCTCGGTCTGTCACGGTGTCGAGATTCTCACCGCGGCCAACATCATTCAGGGTAAGAGTGTCACCACGGTTGCCAAGTGCCAACTCGATGTCGAGCAAGGTGGCGGCAAGTATGTGAACAAAGAAGTGGTGATCGACGGCCGACTGATCTCGGCCCGAACGTGGCACGATAACGCGCCGTTGATGCGTGAGTTTCTGAAAATGCTGGAAGGGGCGCGGTAG
- a CDS encoding lysophospholipid acyltransferase family protein, translated as MTLLQGSLIALGVCVALLISWLIYLRLFSQFGPLQAIFYFGASILVRWQWRAKLPKKLPIPELEGAVIVCNHRSSVDPFFVQMASHRKIYWMVAREFVENPLFGFFLRICEVIPVRRSGVDTGATKTALRYTAAKGLVGMFPEGRINMTEQLLLPCRPGAVVIALKSRVPLLPVYIQGSPYRKTAWSPFLMRARVEVRVGELIDVSEFYGREDDSELVQRLMLRVLREVCVLAGQPDFEIKLAGRNWKPTAEEIAADVAASEERRKRTP; from the coding sequence GTGACTTTGCTGCAAGGATCGCTCATCGCGCTGGGCGTGTGCGTCGCGCTGTTGATCAGTTGGTTAATTTACTTGCGGTTGTTCAGCCAGTTCGGGCCGCTGCAAGCGATTTTTTATTTCGGCGCATCGATCTTGGTGCGCTGGCAGTGGCGTGCGAAATTACCAAAGAAATTGCCGATTCCCGAGCTCGAGGGAGCGGTCATCGTTTGCAATCACCGCAGCAGTGTTGATCCGTTCTTTGTGCAGATGGCCTCGCATCGCAAGATTTATTGGATGGTGGCGCGCGAGTTCGTCGAGAATCCGCTCTTCGGTTTCTTCCTTCGCATTTGTGAAGTAATTCCAGTCCGCCGGAGCGGCGTCGATACGGGGGCGACGAAAACTGCCCTGCGATACACGGCGGCCAAAGGTCTGGTCGGCATGTTCCCTGAAGGGCGGATCAACATGACCGAGCAACTGCTGCTCCCTTGCCGGCCTGGGGCGGTTGTGATCGCGCTGAAGTCGCGCGTGCCGTTGCTGCCGGTTTACATTCAGGGCTCGCCGTATCGCAAAACGGCTTGGAGTCCGTTTCTCATGCGGGCTCGCGTCGAAGTGCGCGTCGGAGAATTGATCGACGTCTCGGAGTTCTACGGTCGCGAAGATGATTCGGAACTCGTGCAGCGATTGATGCTCCGGGTGCTGCGAGAAGTTTGCGTGCTCGCGGGGCAACCCGATTTCGAAATCAAGCTCGCCGGCCGAAACTGGAAACCGACGGCAGAAGAAATCGCCGCCGATGTCGCGGCCAGCGAAGAACGGCGAAAACGAACGCCGTAA
- a CDS encoding DUF2306 domain-containing protein: MNANLRKILLAAITLLGVRVLIGIVWEYRLYFPPNFQTAAFLIGREETFTPLYAAAFYSHIISGPPAILLAAFLLWSSSRSALQKAHRWAGRILGVLVFAVLLPSGLWMAGRAFAGPLAGIGFASLTLSTACTLGKAISLARRRKFALHQQWAIRTFLLLASPLLLRVIGGALSVSGWDIPAAYIANAWLSWLVPLAGYEVWLRSRPEQAVPRAVPARPASES; this comes from the coding sequence GTGAACGCAAACTTACGAAAAATCTTGCTCGCTGCGATCACACTGCTCGGCGTGCGCGTGCTGATCGGCATCGTCTGGGAATATCGCCTCTACTTTCCGCCGAACTTTCAAACCGCTGCGTTTCTCATCGGCCGCGAAGAGACATTCACGCCGCTCTATGCCGCGGCGTTTTACTCGCACATCATCAGCGGGCCGCCGGCGATTCTATTGGCTGCTTTTTTGCTTTGGAGCAGCAGTCGCTCAGCGCTGCAGAAGGCCCATCGCTGGGCCGGACGAATTCTGGGGGTGCTGGTCTTCGCCGTACTCTTGCCGAGCGGCCTGTGGATGGCGGGCCGAGCGTTCGCCGGTCCACTCGCCGGCATAGGTTTCGCCTCGCTTACACTGAGCACGGCCTGCACGCTGGGCAAGGCGATTTCGCTCGCACGCCGCAGAAAATTCGCGCTGCATCAGCAATGGGCCATTCGCACATTCTTGCTGCTGGCCTCGCCGCTGTTACTGCGCGTGATTGGCGGCGCGCTGTCAGTCAGCGGTTGGGACATTCCCGCAGCCTACATCGCCAACGCCTGGCTGAGCTGGCTCGTGCCGCTCGCCGGTTACGAGGTTTGGCTGCGAAGTAGGCCGGAACAAGCGGTACCCCGCGCAGTTCCGGCAAGACCGGCGAGTGAAAGCTAA